The Rhodothermales bacterium genome contains the following window.
TTACCCGAGCAGGCACCGTCCGTGTATAGCGTCACTTTCTTCACGCGTGCGGCACCCCAGCGCTGAGGATTCGTTGCATTCGGCTGACTTGTGTTCTCTAGATGTCAGGGGCCGCCAACGTACAGGCCCCCGGCGGGGTCCGACCCGCGCCCACTCAACACTGCTCTCCCATGAAGTTCGTCGACTACGTCACCATCACCGTGCGCTCCGGCAAGGGCGGCCCCGGCGCCATGTCCTTTCGGCGCGAAAAGTATGAGGCCATGGGCGGACCCAACGGCGGGGACGGCGGGGGAGGCGGATCGGTCACCGTGCGGGGTGACGCGCACCTCTACACGCTGCTGGACCTCAGGTACAATCGGCATCACTTTGCCGAAAACGGCGCGCCCGGTGGCAGCGCCAACAAGACCGGGAAGAGTGGGGAGGACATCATCATTCGGGTACCGCTCGGCACGATCCTCAAGGACACCGACACCGACGAGTATCTGGGGGAGATCACGAATGAGGGCGATGAGCTTGTGCTCGTCAAAGGCGGCCGCGGCGGTAAGGGGAATACGTTCTTCAAGTCCGCGACCAACCAGGCGCCCCGGCACTCCCAGCCCGGCGAACCTGGCGAGGAGCGCAACGTCACGCTTGAGCTCAAGCTCATGGCCGATGTCGGGCTCGTGGGATTCCCCAATGCGGGCAAGTCCACGCTGGTGAGCTCGCTGTCTGCCGCCAAGCCCAAGATTGCCGACTATCCGTTCACCACGCTGGAACCCAGCCTGGGCGTGGTGCGCGTGGATGACTACGAGTCCTTTGTGATCGCGGACATCCCCGGCATCATAGAAGGTGCCCACGAGGGCCGCGGGCTCGGCATTCAGTTCCTGAAGCACATCGAACGCAATGCCGTGCTGCTGTTCGTCATTCCCATTGATGCGGAAGACCCCGGGGAGACGTACAACGTGCTGCTCGGTGAGCTGGAGGGCTTCAACGAAGACATGCTGCGCAAGCCGCGCATGATCGGCATCTCGAAGACGGATCTTTTGCCGAAGGACGAGCTGGATGACTACCTCAAAGAGGTGCGGGCCACCCTGCCGGAGGACATCCAGGTGCTGGCGTTCTCGGCCGTCGCGCGCCAGAGACTGGACACACTGACCCGTGCGCTGTGGACGCGCGTGGAGGATTCCCGGAGTCTGGTGTGAGCCGCGAGGACGCCGAGGGTCCCGAACCGTTTGAGCACGGGTTCGTGCTGCGGCGAACGGACGAGGATCGGGAAGCCTTCGTTCGTCTTGCGCTGTCGGATGGGATCGGCACGGTGACCGTTCGGGCGCTGCTTCAGGAGTGCGGGGGCAGTGCTGCAGCGATACTGGATATTCCGGAAGCCCGGCTGCGCGGCCGGCTTCCGAAAGACCGGATCAGCGCGATCCTGGCTGCTCGAGATGTAGAGGTCCCCGACCGGCCGGTGCTGACGCCGGCGCATGACGACTATCCCGAGCGCCTTCGCCTGCTGACCGACGCCCCGCTCGCGCTGTGGTGGTGTGGCCGACCGCTGACGGAAAGACCGCGCGTGGCCATGGTCGGGAG
Protein-coding sequences here:
- the obgE gene encoding GTPase ObgE, translated to MKFVDYVTITVRSGKGGPGAMSFRREKYEAMGGPNGGDGGGGGSVTVRGDAHLYTLLDLRYNRHHFAENGAPGGSANKTGKSGEDIIIRVPLGTILKDTDTDEYLGEITNEGDELVLVKGGRGGKGNTFFKSATNQAPRHSQPGEPGEERNVTLELKLMADVGLVGFPNAGKSTLVSSLSAAKPKIADYPFTTLEPSLGVVRVDDYESFVIADIPGIIEGAHEGRGLGIQFLKHIERNAVLLFVIPIDAEDPGETYNVLLGELEGFNEDMLRKPRMIGISKTDLLPKDELDDYLKEVRATLPEDIQVLAFSAVARQRLDTLTRALWTRVEDSRSLV